In Zunongwangia sp. HGR-M22, the sequence AATAGAGGCAATTATAATTTTTCCAAACTCAAGCTTTGTAAGACTCCAAAATATAAAGGAAACTACGCCTATAATTAGTAGTACCTTCGGAAGTTTTAAGAAAGTTAAAGCTTCATTTAAAACCAGATTCCAGTAAGTTTTTGTCATCGCCTTTTGTCTCGCCTCCACAACTTCTAAAAATCCAAATACACCAAACTTTTTAAACTCTTGTTGAAGCATCTCTTCAAATTCAAAACTTGGGTTTTGGCTCCATTTTTCTTCAATGGCAGATGCTAAATGATCTACTAATTCAGTTTGCACATCATAATATTCTACAAGATGTTCGCTAGTAAATCGGTACAGTCTATCTGTTTGATTTTGATTTACTTTTCTCATAAATTAATATCGTTTACATAAAAAGTATAGTGCTAAAAGTTCATTATTACGAAAACTTTCTCTGGACATCTACGTGTTTAGTATACAGGCTGATTAAATAAATTGAAAAGCAAAGCATCATTGCCATGAAAACGAAGAACAGTATGTTATGAACAATCGATGGGTTTTGTAAATCTTTTTCGAAGATTTCTATAATTAATAGTATACTCATTGGAACAAACATTTTAAATTCTCTTAGTAAAAAATGACTGTAAATCGTTTGATTTCCGTTTTTTAACTTCTTATAGACAAACGACACAAAGAGTCCTGAAACTATTAAAAATGAACAAATTAAATAAGACAGGTTACTAAATAACTCATTTTGAGTTTGGAAGAGAATCCAAAGTAAACCTGCTAATATAAAAGAAATGATACTTAGCGGTAATATCATTTTCAAATAAGCTCGCTTAAGTTCCTCATAAATTATACTAGGATACATCTCCTTCCCTAATAACCATCTATTTTGTTTTAATATAAAGGCATTTTCCCATTTCGAAAAAACGCTATCAGAAGCTCCTTTAAAGCTTAAATTTTCCGAAGCCATTTTCTCTTCTATTTCACTGGCAATATGATCTATAAGTTCTTCCTGAATTTCACAAAAAACAACACCCTTGTAGAAAAGTATTTTGCGGATATCATCTATTTGTTCGGTCTTCAAATTCTTCATCTTAGATACTGAATTTAGGATTTATAATCCCTTGTATATTTTCAATAAATTGTTCTAACTCATTGATTTTATTAACCTTCTCTTTATTTCCAGCCTCAGTAAGTTTGTAATATTTCCGAAGCCGATTATCTACTTTTTTTACCTCAACCTCCAAAAATCCATCAGCTTCTAACTTATGCAGCGCGGGATAAAGCGCTCCTTCTGTGATTTTCAATTCTCCTTTGGTAATATCTTTTACCTTTTGGGTAATTTCATAACCATACATTTTATCGCTTTCAGCTAAAAGTTTTAAAATGATGGTAGATAAACTACCCTTATATAATTTTGAATTTGACATTTTAGATCGATTATACCGATTCTAATATACATAAATTTCTTATGCATAAAATACTTAGGTATAATATTTTAAATTTTTAATCTTTTAAAACACAGCTTACTTTGTATTTTTGCCCACAAATTATTTTTTGATGAGTACATTTCATAAACTGAAAATAAAGGAAGTAATTAGGGAAACTGCACAAGCTGTTAGTCTTTCTTTTGAAATTCCGGCTGAATTGAAAGAAGAATTCAA encodes:
- a CDS encoding PadR family transcriptional regulator: MSNSKLYKGSLSTIILKLLAESDKMYGYEITQKVKDITKGELKITEGALYPALHKLEADGFLEVEVKKVDNRLRKYYKLTEAGNKEKVNKINELEQFIENIQGIINPKFSI